Proteins encoded by one window of Maliibacterium massiliense:
- a CDS encoding NAD(P)-dependent oxidoreductase, which translates to MSDQKRVLVTYRMPDCIFEKLASSCEVVMPPQGGLKQSEFLEMLPQFDGVIALFNRVDDAALDAAPRIRVVTAFGAGYDNIDVDACTRHGVLACHIPQAVCEPTAEYSMGMIIDVLRTITWSDRQLRTNPDYLWAPAHYPSRLVMGRTLGIVGMGRIGKAVARRARAFDMRIVYYNRHRLSPGEEARYEATYLPLDELLQSADVVSLHTPLTDETRGLIDARALSRMKSNACLVNMARGPVVDEPALIDALQHRRIAAAALDVFPSEPNINPIYKTLDNVIITPHIATDALEARIIMGEACAENLFCGFAGRRPPFPLNAEAVLG; encoded by the coding sequence ATGTCCGATCAAAAGCGGGTGCTTGTCACCTACCGCATGCCCGATTGCATCTTTGAAAAGCTCGCTTCGTCCTGTGAGGTGGTCATGCCGCCGCAGGGCGGCCTCAAGCAATCGGAATTCCTGGAAATGCTGCCCCAGTTCGACGGGGTGATCGCCCTGTTTAACAGGGTGGACGACGCGGCGCTGGACGCCGCGCCCCGCATACGGGTGGTGACCGCCTTTGGCGCGGGGTACGACAACATCGACGTGGATGCCTGTACCCGCCACGGCGTGCTGGCCTGCCACATCCCCCAGGCGGTCTGCGAACCCACGGCCGAGTATTCCATGGGCATGATCATCGACGTGCTGCGCACCATTACCTGGAGCGACCGCCAGCTGCGCACCAACCCCGATTACCTGTGGGCGCCGGCGCACTACCCCAGCCGCCTGGTGATGGGCCGCACGCTAGGCATTGTGGGCATGGGCCGCATCGGCAAGGCGGTGGCCCGCCGCGCACGCGCCTTTGACATGCGCATCGTCTACTACAACCGCCACCGCTTAAGTCCCGGGGAGGAGGCGCGCTATGAGGCGACCTACCTGCCGCTGGACGAGCTGCTGCAAAGCGCGGACGTGGTCTCGCTGCACACGCCGCTGACGGACGAGACGCGGGGCCTCATCGACGCGCGGGCGTTGTCGCGCATGAAGTCCAACGCCTGCCTGGTCAACATGGCGCGCGGGCCGGTGGTGGACGAACCCGCGCTCATCGACGCGCTGCAGCACAGGCGCATCGCCGCAGCCGCGCTGGACGTCTTCCCCAGCGAGCCCAACATCAACCCCATCTACAAGACGCTTGACAACGTGATCATTACCCCGCACATCGCCACCGACGCGCTGGAGGCGCGCATCATCATGGGTGAGGCCTGCGCGGAAAACCTCTTCTGCGGCTTTGCGGGCAGGCGCCCCCCCTTCCCACTGAACGCCGAGGCGGTGCTGGGCTAA
- a CDS encoding polysaccharide pyruvyl transferase family protein — protein sequence MRKIGIITLNGYYPNLGNNLQNYALQQALRSLGCFAETIINRTSYQHRRLATAIKYVLNYQHYRQQWVNSKEGRQFDAARIKAYEAFRTKYISLAPFSIARHQIPAGLSQRYDYFIAGSDQIWNPYFRATCGIDFLTFASPKQRISYAASFGVSEIPQKYQSQFTQWLSGIDYISVREESGAAIVKALTGRDIPVVLDPTMLITQAQWLQIAQKPSWFEADKTPYMLTYFLGDSSAEREYVVKQIAQERGLRIINLLDQKNLNWYTTTPDQFIWLIKHASFVCTDSFHGSVFCILLQTAFGVIARVTKHQASMHSRISTLLGTFSLEDHFIEKGRYNTSIFRNDFTHTLSVLEVERTRAYQYLKQALNIKDE from the coding sequence ATGCGCAAAATAGGTATTATCACACTAAACGGATACTATCCCAATCTGGGCAATAATTTGCAAAACTATGCTTTGCAACAGGCGTTGCGCTCTTTAGGTTGCTTTGCTGAGACAATTATCAATAGGACGAGCTATCAGCACAGACGCTTAGCGACTGCTATAAAGTACGTTTTAAACTATCAACACTATCGTCAGCAATGGGTTAATAGCAAAGAGGGCCGTCAGTTTGATGCTGCGAGAATCAAAGCATATGAAGCCTTCCGTACCAAGTATATTTCGCTCGCCCCGTTTTCTATTGCACGTCATCAGATTCCAGCTGGGTTATCTCAAAGATATGATTACTTTATCGCTGGCAGTGACCAAATTTGGAATCCGTATTTTCGTGCAACCTGTGGGATTGATTTTTTAACCTTTGCCTCTCCAAAGCAGCGTATCTCCTATGCCGCAAGTTTTGGTGTGAGCGAAATACCTCAAAAGTATCAGTCTCAATTCACACAGTGGCTCTCAGGAATTGACTATATATCTGTGCGCGAAGAAAGTGGCGCTGCTATTGTCAAAGCGCTAACGGGGCGTGATATTCCTGTTGTTCTAGATCCGACGATGCTAATTACGCAAGCCCAGTGGCTGCAAATTGCGCAAAAGCCATCTTGGTTTGAGGCTGATAAGACACCATACATGCTTACGTATTTCCTTGGTGATAGTAGTGCGGAGCGTGAATACGTTGTTAAACAAATTGCGCAGGAGCGCGGATTGCGCATAATCAATTTGCTTGATCAGAAAAATTTGAACTGGTATACGACCACGCCGGATCAGTTTATCTGGTTGATTAAGCATGCCTCCTTTGTATGCACCGACTCATTCCATGGTTCCGTATTTTGTATTCTACTACAGACAGCGTTTGGTGTAATAGCGCGTGTAACAAAGCATCAAGCTTCCATGCATTCCCGCATTAGTACGTTATTGGGTACTTTTTCATTAGAAGACCATTTTATTGAAAAGGGGCGTTATAATACGTCCATATTTCGAAATGATTTTACACATACGCTATCTGTCTTAGAAGTTGAGCGAACGCGTGCTTACCAATACTTAAAACAGGCTTTGAATATAAAGGACGAGTGA
- a CDS encoding WecB/TagA/CpsF family glycosyltransferase codes for MLNYFNKLYRGTKQAFFAEVSQALERQEKQFIVTANPETLMLGRENLAFDAVLQKNTTTIVPDGIGVIKAGKMLGMSLHERITGVDLAGYLLDEAERLQKRVFLYGAKEEVIRALETRITQTHPAILLCGCYNGYDHNDAQVMQEALDQRADIIMVALGIPRQELLIDAYFAKATKGVFIGVGGSFDVLSGAKKRAPSLWVKCNLEWLYRILKEPQRIKRFYRSNVKFIHVIRRMKKDGTRYDA; via the coding sequence ATGCTGAATTATTTTAATAAGCTCTATCGCGGCACCAAGCAAGCGTTTTTCGCTGAGGTGTCCCAAGCGCTGGAACGACAGGAAAAACAATTCATTGTCACGGCTAATCCCGAAACGCTGATGCTTGGACGGGAAAATCTGGCTTTCGATGCCGTTTTGCAAAAAAATACCACCACCATTGTACCTGACGGAATCGGTGTCATTAAAGCCGGAAAAATGCTTGGCATGTCTTTACATGAGCGTATAACCGGGGTTGATCTAGCTGGTTATCTTCTAGACGAGGCTGAGCGGCTGCAAAAACGTGTATTTCTTTACGGTGCTAAGGAGGAAGTGATCCGTGCGCTTGAAACGAGGATTACGCAGACACACCCTGCTATCCTCCTATGCGGTTGCTACAATGGGTACGATCATAATGATGCACAGGTAATGCAGGAAGCCTTAGATCAGCGTGCAGATATCATCATGGTGGCGTTGGGAATCCCCAGGCAGGAGCTATTGATCGACGCGTATTTCGCGAAAGCTACAAAAGGTGTGTTTATCGGCGTGGGCGGCTCTTTTGACGTTCTCAGCGGCGCCAAAAAACGTGCGCCTTCACTTTGGGTCAAATGCAATTTGGAGTGGCTGTATCGCATTCTCAAGGAGCCGCAGCGCATCAAACGTTTCTACCGCAGCAATGTTAAGTTTATTCATGTAATCAGACGTATGAAGAAGGACGGCACGCGCTATGACGCATAA
- a CDS encoding glycosyltransferase gives MKRLAIFQSDLHVGGIQKSLVNLLHMLPASQYEVDVFLFDKETFFDIDFPSHIHLYFLKALPYWNRLIYFDLLHIFHRRPINTVHYDVAIDFSSYQNECALGAINAHADRRVMWIHSNMSEKRKEHFKYRLLFHFFKRKLRFYDAFAAVSEGIVAPFRKETGIVEKPVFVIPNPIDTAEIIEKSRQPIAFSVDKGQLNLVSMGRLYSPKGYDILLDEFAQVHAQRHDMHLYIIGDGPDRSALEKQRDRLGLHNVVTFLGNQANPYPYLDQMDAFVLDSRYEGQGMVLWEAKALGLPLYMPKRLESSNPGLTGYENMVAALLKAQRVNKQCDCLDWYNQNVLNQLKALFESDLSQ, from the coding sequence ATGAAAAGGCTTGCAATATTCCAAAGTGATCTGCATGTAGGTGGTATCCAGAAGTCGCTGGTCAACCTTTTGCACATGTTGCCCGCATCGCAGTATGAAGTGGATGTTTTTTTATTTGATAAGGAAACATTTTTTGACATTGATTTCCCATCACATATACATCTGTATTTCCTCAAAGCACTGCCATACTGGAATCGGCTCATTTATTTTGACCTACTGCATATCTTTCATCGGCGACCGATAAACACAGTGCACTATGATGTGGCCATAGACTTTAGCAGCTATCAAAACGAATGTGCTTTGGGTGCAATTAACGCACATGCAGATAGGCGCGTTATGTGGATACACAGCAATATGTCAGAAAAGCGCAAAGAGCATTTCAAGTACCGACTGCTCTTCCATTTTTTCAAGCGTAAGCTGCGTTTTTATGATGCCTTTGCGGCGGTTTCGGAAGGTATTGTGGCGCCTTTCCGCAAAGAGACGGGTATTGTTGAAAAGCCCGTTTTTGTCATCCCCAATCCTATTGATACGGCAGAAATTATTGAAAAGAGCAGACAGCCCATTGCATTTTCTGTAGATAAGGGACAATTAAACTTAGTATCTATGGGACGACTTTATTCCCCTAAGGGATATGATATTTTGCTGGATGAATTTGCGCAGGTGCATGCCCAGCGACATGATATGCATCTCTACATTATTGGGGATGGACCGGACCGATCTGCGTTGGAGAAGCAGCGTGATCGTTTAGGGTTGCATAACGTTGTTACGTTTTTAGGGAATCAGGCCAACCCTTACCCATATCTTGACCAGATGGATGCATTCGTATTGGATTCGCGTTATGAAGGGCAGGGTATGGTGCTCTGGGAAGCGAAAGCGCTTGGTCTGCCACTCTATATGCCCAAAAGGTTGGAATCCTCTAACCCAGGATTAACTGGATACGAGAATATGGTGGCTGCACTGTTAAAGGCACAACGGGTCAATAAACAATGCGATTGTTTAGACTGGTACAATCAAAACGTATTAAATCAACTTAAAGCCTTGTTTGAAAGTGATTTGAGCCAATAG
- a CDS encoding HAD hydrolase-like protein, whose amino-acid sequence MARLFDAVIWDWNGTLLDDVDFCLRLINTLLARRNLPALTLARYREVFDFPIETYYARIGFDLEKEPFDVLAEEYMHCYQAPSLTEARVHEQTRSALIRVRALGLHQSLLSASQRGYLLEQVDAFALRGAFDDIYGIDDIYSASKVHLAQRWLEGNAFAPQRVLFVGDSLHDVETARSIRSACALVACGHQSRARLEKTGLPVFDAPADVVAALARGDARLARATVK is encoded by the coding sequence ATGGCGCGCCTGTTTGACGCCGTCATCTGGGATTGGAACGGCACGCTGCTCGACGACGTGGACTTCTGCCTGCGGCTGATCAACACCCTGCTTGCCAGGCGGAACCTGCCCGCGCTCACACTTGCGCGATACCGTGAGGTATTTGATTTCCCCATTGAAACGTACTACGCGCGCATTGGCTTTGATTTGGAAAAAGAACCCTTTGACGTGCTTGCCGAGGAGTACATGCATTGCTATCAGGCGCCCAGCCTGACGGAGGCGCGCGTGCACGAGCAGACGCGCTCGGCGCTTATCCGCGTACGCGCGCTGGGCCTGCACCAAAGCCTGCTATCCGCTTCCCAGCGGGGGTATCTTCTGGAGCAGGTGGACGCCTTTGCCCTGCGGGGCGCCTTTGACGATATCTACGGCATTGACGATATCTACAGCGCAAGCAAGGTGCACTTGGCGCAGCGCTGGCTGGAGGGGAACGCCTTCGCGCCGCAGCGGGTGCTCTTTGTGGGGGACAGCCTGCACGATGTGGAGACGGCCCGCAGCATCCGCAGCGCCTGCGCGCTGGTCGCCTGCGGCCACCAGAGCCGCGCGCGGCTGGAAAAGACCGGCCTGCCGGTCTTTGACGCTCCCGCGGACGTGGTGGCCGCGCTGGCACGGGGCGATGCGCGCCTTGCGCGGGCCACTGTAAAATAG
- a CDS encoding DUF2164 domain-containing protein, which translates to MDINVRRDKNGHLLLPPNERIRLIGEVQAFFASERDESLGQLAAGQVVQFFMETLAPFVYNLGVQDTATWMRDRLDDAAALEITPK; encoded by the coding sequence ATGGATATCAACGTGCGACGTGATAAAAACGGTCATTTGCTGCTGCCCCCGAACGAACGGATTCGCCTCATCGGCGAGGTGCAGGCATTTTTCGCAAGCGAACGGGACGAATCGCTGGGCCAGCTGGCCGCGGGCCAGGTGGTGCAGTTCTTTATGGAGACCCTCGCCCCCTTTGTGTACAACCTGGGCGTGCAGGACACCGCCACCTGGATGCGCGACCGGCTGGACGACGCCGCCGCGCTGGAGATCACGCCAAAGTGA
- a CDS encoding C69 family dipeptidase, translating to MCDTFVVTPAASADHQMLFAKASDRSPNEPSCALRLPPVDYAPGTRVRCTYIEIDQAPHTYGTLLFKPSWMWGCEMGANEHGLNIGNEAVFTRLPCAKEGGLTGMDLARLALERCRTPRQAVDTITGLLARHGQGGNCSFDGTFYYHNSFLIADASEAWVLETAGPYWAAKKVEGIYAISNALTIHRKYDLLHPDVIAFAGGKGWCTGAADFDFAKCFTDPVRTAFAHAGRRRRLVTAYLAQRSGRLTPMDMAGALRQHSKRDVYKGGSGSSVCMHAGARPGASHTTAAYIAHLGPHRSTYYLTGASLPCTSMFKPYWLEAGETQLVLPPYAQSAAVEAWLWRERLPRAIMQRRLSAAAIAGYMLERDKLEARWFAEAEEAHRGASGPATLPLLARQAVQEEIKLLSHTLEVTLPRTRHLGGPMHRHYWRRKDATLGQRRPQSDANASPLS from the coding sequence ATGTGTGACACCTTTGTGGTGACCCCCGCGGCCAGCGCGGATCATCAGATGCTTTTTGCCAAGGCGAGCGACCGCAGCCCCAACGAGCCCAGCTGCGCGCTGCGCCTGCCGCCGGTGGACTATGCGCCCGGCACGCGGGTGCGCTGTACCTATATCGAGATCGACCAGGCGCCGCACACCTACGGCACGCTGCTTTTCAAGCCATCGTGGATGTGGGGTTGTGAGATGGGCGCAAACGAGCATGGCCTCAACATCGGCAACGAGGCGGTCTTTACCCGCCTGCCCTGCGCCAAAGAAGGCGGGCTTACGGGCATGGACCTGGCCCGCCTGGCGCTGGAGCGTTGCCGTACGCCCCGCCAGGCGGTGGATACTATCACCGGCCTGCTCGCCCGGCACGGGCAGGGGGGCAACTGCAGCTTTGACGGGACGTTTTATTACCATAACAGCTTCCTGATCGCCGACGCATCGGAGGCGTGGGTGCTGGAGACGGCTGGCCCCTACTGGGCCGCCAAAAAGGTGGAGGGCATCTACGCCATCTCCAACGCGCTGACCATCCACCGCAAGTACGACCTGCTGCACCCGGACGTCATCGCCTTTGCAGGCGGCAAGGGCTGGTGCACGGGTGCGGCGGACTTTGACTTTGCCAAGTGCTTTACCGACCCCGTGCGCACCGCCTTCGCCCACGCGGGCAGGCGGCGCAGGCTGGTTACCGCTTATCTGGCGCAGCGCAGCGGCAGGCTGACCCCTATGGACATGGCGGGCGCGCTGCGCCAGCACAGCAAGCGGGATGTCTACAAGGGCGGCTCGGGCAGCAGCGTGTGCATGCACGCGGGCGCCCGCCCCGGCGCAAGCCACACCACTGCGGCCTATATCGCCCATCTGGGGCCTCACCGCAGTACCTACTACCTCACCGGCGCCTCGCTGCCCTGCACCAGCATGTTCAAGCCCTACTGGCTGGAGGCGGGCGAGACCCAGCTCGTGCTGCCGCCCTACGCGCAGTCCGCCGCCGTGGAGGCGTGGCTGTGGCGGGAGCGCTTACCCCGCGCCATCATGCAGCGCAGGCTTTCCGCCGCGGCCATCGCAGGCTATATGCTGGAGCGGGATAAGCTGGAGGCCCGCTGGTTTGCCGAGGCAGAGGAGGCCCACCGCGGCGCCTCCGGCCCGGCCACGCTGCCCTTGCTGGCGCGCCAGGCCGTGCAGGAGGAGATCAAACTGCTTTCGCATACGCTTGAAGTTACCCTGCCCCGCACCCGCCACCTAGGCGGGCCGATGCACCGGCATTACTGGCGGCGCAAGGACGCGACGCTGGGCCAGAGACGCCCCCAAAGCGATGCCAATGCCTCCCCACTTTCGTAA
- a CDS encoding O-antigen ligase family protein, protein MTEHKALHRKLLLFLSFFVLLQPLWDILTSMGAYAGHTITVGVIIRIFVMTLLVLYVLFFCQIPHKKIYIMYLAILITYIVCFLVISFAQSGFSVAIGNLKETIKVFYFPIILIALYCLYKEYNFEISDRALTYIAFIYAFIVFFAYITGTSFTTYKNDVGYKGWFYAGNELSGILSILGPCAILFSFRLIFTKRVYLWGHVDWMSKRAIPIIGLLVLAFCSTFIGTKAIFLCILLYLALLCLSSGIRWIKQKHRCYRNYAALSLVIGLIILGLFCVSPLLASLQGRMSYHYEKNVATPTLTPTASSSMPTPKPTVSSTQGISEKSDDSNIVENSAFKVVNWLLSQRLTAILPTINYFVDSDILTQTFGIGYVSADPENAYIQKAIEMDFISVLLRHGYLGCLLFITPLCWFGWRILKYTLYHLRETLTCGTYITYLYSVLWALIQAMLIGHTLVAPAVSIYVAILFVKLVSFSDNSQKPRVLEETTCAK, encoded by the coding sequence GTGACTGAGCATAAAGCACTACATCGAAAATTACTTTTATTTTTATCGTTTTTTGTACTTCTTCAACCGCTTTGGGATATTCTAACATCGATGGGGGCTTATGCAGGACATACCATAACTGTTGGTGTTATTATCCGCATATTTGTGATGACTTTACTCGTCTTATATGTTTTATTCTTTTGTCAAATTCCACATAAAAAGATTTACATCATGTATTTGGCTATACTAATTACATATATTGTCTGCTTTCTCGTAATATCCTTCGCGCAATCCGGGTTTTCTGTAGCAATAGGAAACCTTAAGGAAACCATTAAGGTGTTTTACTTCCCCATCATATTAATTGCACTATACTGTTTATATAAAGAGTATAATTTTGAGATTTCTGATCGGGCGCTCACATATATCGCCTTTATATACGCATTTATTGTTTTTTTCGCTTATATAACTGGTACAAGTTTTACGACATATAAAAATGATGTAGGCTACAAAGGATGGTTTTATGCTGGGAATGAGCTCAGTGGTATATTGTCTATACTAGGTCCTTGTGCCATTCTTTTCTCCTTTCGTCTAATATTTACAAAGCGCGTATATCTTTGGGGTCATGTGGATTGGATGTCAAAGCGCGCCATTCCTATCATCGGTTTACTCGTACTGGCATTTTGTAGTACCTTTATTGGCACAAAAGCTATTTTTTTGTGCATACTTCTTTATCTGGCGCTCCTATGTCTTTCAAGCGGTATTCGTTGGATAAAGCAAAAGCATCGGTGCTATCGTAACTATGCCGCCTTATCGCTGGTAATTGGATTAATCATTCTCGGCCTTTTCTGTGTTTCCCCTCTCCTAGCCAGTTTACAAGGGCGCATGTCATATCATTACGAAAAAAATGTAGCTACACCGACGCTTACACCAACTGCAAGCAGTAGTATGCCAACACCCAAACCGACCGTGTCGTCGACACAAGGCATTTCTGAAAAATCAGATGATTCAAATATTGTAGAAAACTCTGCTTTTAAGGTGGTAAACTGGCTGTTGAGTCAACGCCTCACAGCGATATTGCCAACCATTAACTATTTTGTGGATAGCGATATATTAACACAAACCTTCGGTATCGGTTATGTATCTGCTGATCCAGAAAACGCATATATACAAAAAGCTATAGAGATGGATTTTATATCAGTATTACTGCGACATGGATACTTAGGATGTCTTCTATTCATTACGCCTCTCTGTTGGTTTGGTTGGCGCATACTAAAATATACTTTATATCATCTTCGTGAAACATTAACTTGTGGAACATATATCACATACCTATATAGTGTGCTTTGGGCACTTATACAGGCAATGCTGATTGGGCATACCCTCGTTGCTCCAGCAGTCAGTATTTACGTAGCTATATTGTTTGTTAAACTAGTTAGCTTTTCAGATAATTCACAGAAACCTCGTGTTTTGGAGGAAACGACATGCGCAAAATAG
- the wecB gene encoding UDP-N-acetylglucosamine 2-epimerase (non-hydrolyzing): MTHKIKVMTIFGTRPETIKMAPLVKELQARPEIEAIVCVTAQHREMLDQVLQAFHITPDFDLDIMQKGQTLCDITSRVLNGLEAVIHQTRPDIVLVHGDTTTTFAGALAAFYQQVAIGHVEAGLRTHNKYSPYPEEMNRQMVGVMADLHFAPTQQSRQNLLAEGKAAETIIVTGNTAIDALQTTVREDYTSALLDWAKGSRLIVLTAHRRENLGDPMRHMFRAIRRAIEQHPDVKMVYPVHLNPQVQSIAQEVFGQDRRIRLVEPMEVIDFHNLLSRAHLILTDSGGIQEEAPSLGKPVIVLRDTTERPEGIQAGTLKLAGTNEQTIFSMVDTLLTDQQAYDRMRHASNPYGDGKASKRIVDAIIAWYSNFGV, encoded by the coding sequence ATGACGCATAAAATAAAGGTAATGACAATCTTCGGCACCCGCCCGGAGACAATCAAAATGGCCCCGCTTGTAAAGGAACTACAAGCGCGCCCTGAAATTGAGGCCATTGTCTGCGTCACCGCCCAGCATCGCGAGATGCTTGACCAGGTGTTGCAGGCATTCCATATAACGCCTGATTTTGATTTGGATATCATGCAGAAGGGACAAACGCTCTGCGATATCACGTCGCGCGTGCTCAACGGCCTAGAAGCGGTGATTCACCAGACAAGGCCAGACATCGTACTGGTGCACGGCGATACCACTACCACGTTTGCAGGCGCGTTGGCAGCCTTTTATCAACAGGTTGCCATCGGCCATGTAGAGGCCGGATTGCGCACGCACAATAAATACTCTCCCTATCCTGAGGAAATGAACCGGCAGATGGTTGGCGTGATGGCAGATCTGCACTTTGCGCCCACGCAGCAGAGCCGGCAGAATCTGTTGGCTGAGGGAAAGGCCGCCGAGACGATCATCGTCACCGGTAACACCGCCATCGATGCGCTGCAGACCACAGTACGCGAAGACTACACCAGCGCGTTACTGGATTGGGCAAAGGGGAGCCGTCTCATCGTGCTGACCGCGCATCGCAGGGAAAACCTCGGCGATCCAATGCGTCATATGTTTCGGGCAATCAGACGCGCGATTGAGCAGCATCCCGACGTAAAAATGGTCTATCCCGTGCATCTCAACCCCCAGGTACAGTCCATCGCGCAGGAGGTCTTTGGCCAGGACCGGCGCATTCGGCTGGTTGAGCCCATGGAGGTGATCGACTTTCACAACCTGCTCAGCCGTGCCCACCTCATTTTGACCGACAGTGGCGGCATCCAGGAGGAGGCGCCTTCACTGGGCAAGCCTGTGATTGTACTGCGTGATACGACGGAGCGCCCCGAGGGCATCCAGGCCGGCACGCTGAAGCTTGCCGGTACCAATGAACAGACTATTTTTTCGATGGTCGATACGCTGCTGACAGATCAGCAAGCATACGACCGCATGCGACACGCCTCCAATCCCTATGGTGATGGGAAGGCTAGCAAGCGCATTGTCGATGCGATCATTGCATGGTATTCTAATTTCGGTGTATAG
- a CDS encoding oligosaccharide flippase family protein, which translates to MRINQKKAGILLSYLGIGIQSIVSILYTPFMIRLLGQSEYGTYNLVFSVVSYLGLLSFGFSSAYVRFHARLNVAHDDAGIARLNGMFMIVFIIISGITLLAGSVLVANVEIMFKNGLTPTEIATARVLMILMVINLALTFPASTFDSYIIAHEHFFFQRMITLLRNVLNPFLCLPLLLMGFKSVSLVVVTTSLTVASLILNAWYCLKKLHMKFSYKKLPISLFKEVWIFCFYIFIGMIVDQINWSTDKFLLGIFASSAAVAIYAVAGQLNTYYRSFSTSISSVFIPQVNRIVAETDDTTQLTDLMTRVGRIQCMVMALFCFGIIFFGQPFIRFFAGAGYEESYPILLLLVLPATIPLIQNLGIEIQRAKNLHKFRSIVYLLVAVANIFVSIPLIKLYGASGAAIGTALTLIIGNIIAMNFYYHMRVKLNMVYFWKNILKLLPAMIPPCIVGYLCMRYVNLYRFGYLILAGIIYVLVYCLSMWMFAMQKSEKELLIVPMRKLFARPHKHT; encoded by the coding sequence ATGAGAATTAATCAGAAAAAGGCTGGTATACTTTTATCATATTTAGGCATTGGTATACAATCAATCGTCTCGATTCTGTACACTCCTTTTATGATTCGTTTGCTGGGGCAAAGCGAATATGGTACCTATAATCTTGTTTTTTCTGTCGTTAGCTATCTGGGCCTATTGAGCTTTGGTTTTTCCAGTGCATACGTACGATTTCATGCCCGTTTAAATGTAGCGCATGATGACGCTGGTATTGCTCGATTAAATGGCATGTTTATGATAGTTTTTATTATCATTTCCGGCATCACGTTGTTGGCTGGGAGTGTCCTTGTTGCAAACGTAGAGATCATGTTCAAGAATGGTTTAACGCCTACAGAAATTGCAACTGCGCGTGTCCTTATGATCCTTATGGTTATAAACCTGGCGTTGACGTTTCCGGCAAGCACTTTTGATTCTTATATTATCGCGCATGAACATTTCTTCTTTCAACGTATGATAACGCTATTGCGCAATGTGTTAAATCCTTTTCTATGCTTGCCTCTGCTGTTAATGGGCTTTAAATCGGTCAGCTTGGTTGTTGTTACCACTTCCCTAACAGTAGCTTCGCTAATTCTAAATGCATGGTATTGTCTAAAAAAACTGCATATGAAGTTTTCCTATAAAAAACTTCCTATATCATTGTTCAAGGAAGTTTGGATCTTTTGTTTTTATATCTTTATCGGCATGATTGTAGACCAAATCAACTGGTCTACCGACAAATTTTTACTTGGAATTTTTGCAAGTAGTGCAGCTGTTGCCATATATGCCGTCGCGGGGCAGCTCAATACATATTATCGGAGCTTCTCTACATCTATCTCTTCTGTCTTTATTCCGCAAGTTAATCGCATCGTTGCTGAGACTGATGATACCACTCAGCTCACGGATTTAATGACACGCGTGGGACGCATACAATGTATGGTTATGGCTCTGTTCTGCTTCGGCATCATCTTTTTCGGTCAACCATTTATCCGTTTTTTTGCCGGCGCCGGATATGAGGAATCCTACCCTATCCTTCTATTGCTTGTCTTACCTGCAACGATCCCTTTGATCCAAAATCTTGGTATAGAAATACAACGTGCGAAAAACTTACACAAGTTCCGCTCTATCGTTTATCTGCTGGTAGCAGTAGCAAATATTTTCGTCAGTATTCCACTGATTAAACTCTACGGTGCAAGTGGCGCCGCCATAGGTACAGCACTGACGCTTATTATCGGTAATATAATTGCCATGAATTTCTATTATCATATGCGCGTTAAGTTAAACATGGTTTACTTTTGGAAGAATATACTTAAGCTTCTGCCAGCTATGATCCCTCCCTGTATTGTAGGATATCTATGTATGCGTTACGTTAATCTCTACCGCTTTGGATACTTAATTCTTGCAGGGATTATATATGTCCTAGTCTACTGCCTGTCAATGTGGATGTTTGCGATGCAGAAATCCGAAAAAGAATTGCTAATTGTGCCAATGCGTAAACTGTTCGCTCGTCCGCATAAGCATACTTGA